TTCAGCCGGACGTTCTGCGCCAAACCGTAAAAGAGCTGTTGCCGAAAGTCCCGGCGCCACAGCCGGCCATCGGCGTCCTGGTGCCCCACGCCGGCTATGTCTATTCCGGAGCCATCGCCGGCGAGACCTTCGCCCGGGTCCAGATCCCCTCCCGCGTCGTTATCATCGGACCCAATCACCGCGGAGTCGGTCACCCCGCCGCTGTTTTTCCGGCCGGCAGCTGGCTTACCCCGCTCGGGGAAGTGACAGTTGACGGCGAACTCGCAGACAACCTTCTCGCCGAGTGCCCCGGCCTGAGCGCCGACCCGGCGGCCCACCGCTTCGAGCATTCCCTGGAAGTTCAGGTCCCGTTCATCCAGGTCCTCAATCCGCAAGCCGCCATCGTGCCGATCTGCCTCGGGCATCTGCGCCTGGAAGATCTGCTGGCTATCGGGAAAGCGGTGGGGGGTGCGCTGAGCCGTTTCGGGGAAAAAGTCCTGCTGGTCGCCAGCACCGATATGACCCATTACGAACCGGGCGACATCGCGCGCGGAAAAGACCATCTGGCCCTCGATCGGGTCCTCGCGCTCGATCCGGAAGGGCTTTACCGGAAGGTGTGCGAGAGGAGAATTTCCATGTGCGGCTTCATGCCGACGATATTGATGCTGGCGGCGGCTGCGGAGCTTGGAGCAACTGCCGCCAGCCTGGTGCGCTACGGGAATTCGGGGGAGGTCACCGGCGACCAGACCGAGGTGGTCGGCTATGCCGGCGTGATTGTCACGTAACTAGAAAAACCTTGTCAATTCTGTGGGCTTTGCAGTATAAAACCGGGGTCGCCGACGGCGGCCCCCTTTGTTTAAGGCGCTAATCTCTCGATTTCAGGAGTTCAGGATGTCCGACCTGCGTGTTCGTTTTGCCCCCAGCCCGACCGGCTACCTGCATATCGGCGGCGCCCGCACGGCGCTGTTCAACTACCTGCTGGCCCGCAAGGAAAAGGGGACGTTCATCCTGCGCATCGAGGATACCGACGTCGCCCGTTCCACCCAGGAGTCGGTGGATGCCATCCTGCAGGCGATGGAGTGGCTGAGCCTCTCCTACGACGAGGGTCCATACTACCAGTCAGAACGGTTCGACCTCTACCGGCAGAAAGTCGAGGAACTGCTGATTGCCGGCAAGGCCTTCCGCTGCTATTGCACGGCCGAAGAGCTCGAAGCCAAACGCGAGGCGGCGCTGAAGAGCGGCGGCAAACCGAAATACGACGGCACCTGCCGCAACCGCACCGACCATCCGGCGGACTTGCCGTTCGTGGTACGCTTCCGTTCACCGCAGGAAGGGACGACCACCTTCGCCGACCGGATCAAGGGACCGATCTCCTTCCAGAACGAGGAACTCGACGACGTCATCATCCAGCGCTCCGACGGCACCCCCACCTACAATTTCGTGGTCGTGGTGGACGATGCGGAGATGGGAATCACCCTGGTCATCCGCGGCGATGACCATATCAACAACACTCCCCGGCAGATCCTGATGTATCAGGCGCTCGGCTACCCGGTCCCCGAGTTCGCCCATGTGCCGATGATCCTCGGGGCCGACAAGACCCGTCTTTCCAAGCGGCACGGCGCCACCTCGGTGATGGCCTACCGCGAGATGGGGTACCTGCCCGAGGCGATGGTCAACTACCTGGTCCGGCTCGGCTGGTCCTTCGGCGACCAGGAGATCTTCTCCATGGACGAGCTGATCGAGAAGTTCAGCCTGGAGAACGTCGGCCGCTCCGCCGGCGTCTTCAACCCGGACAAGCTGCTCTGGCTCAACGCCCATTACATCAAATCGGGCGACCCCGTCCGGCTGGGGAACCTGCTGCGGGAATATCTTGACGCCAAGGAAGTCCGCACCGAGGGTGGTCCGGAGCTGCCGGCGGTGGTCCGGACGCTCCAGGAACGATCGCGGACGATGGTGGAGATGGCCGAAGGGGCCGCTTTCTA
Above is a genomic segment from Desulfuromonadales bacterium containing:
- the amrB gene encoding AmmeMemoRadiSam system protein B, yielding MQRSPAVAGQFYPLQPDVLRQTVKELLPKVPAPQPAIGVLVPHAGYVYSGAIAGETFARVQIPSRVVIIGPNHRGVGHPAAVFPAGSWLTPLGEVTVDGELADNLLAECPGLSADPAAHRFEHSLEVQVPFIQVLNPQAAIVPICLGHLRLEDLLAIGKAVGGALSRFGEKVLLVASTDMTHYEPGDIARGKDHLALDRVLALDPEGLYRKVCERRISMCGFMPTILMLAAAAELGATAASLVRYGNSGEVTGDQTEVVGYAGVIVT
- the gltX gene encoding glutamate--tRNA ligase → MSDLRVRFAPSPTGYLHIGGARTALFNYLLARKEKGTFILRIEDTDVARSTQESVDAILQAMEWLSLSYDEGPYYQSERFDLYRQKVEELLIAGKAFRCYCTAEELEAKREAALKSGGKPKYDGTCRNRTDHPADLPFVVRFRSPQEGTTTFADRIKGPISFQNEELDDVIIQRSDGTPTYNFVVVVDDAEMGITLVIRGDDHINNTPRQILMYQALGYPVPEFAHVPMILGADKTRLSKRHGATSVMAYREMGYLPEAMVNYLVRLGWSFGDQEIFSMDELIEKFSLENVGRSAGVFNPDKLLWLNAHYIKSGDPVRLGNLLREYLDAKEVRTEGGPELPAVVRTLQERSRTMVEMAEGAAFYFAREVVYDPEAAAKHLTVDKKTVLEALLAGLEDCAGFDEAAIEAVFASVMAGLGLKLGKVGPTVRVALTGGTVSPGIYEVMAVLGKEESLCRLAKAVRFLQQV